One part of the Glycine soja cultivar W05 chromosome 11, ASM419377v2, whole genome shotgun sequence genome encodes these proteins:
- the LOC114375219 gene encoding NAC domain-containing protein 90-like isoform X2: protein MEFLPPGFRFYPTEEELVVFYLHNQLEGQIHDTSRVIPVTDINGVEPWNLPTLAGEFCRGDTEQWFFFSPRQEREARGGRPNRTTASGYWKATGSPGHVYSSDNKVIGMKKTMVFYKGKAPTGRKTKWKMHQYKAIEHSHQSNTAPPKLRHEFSLCRVYVISGSFRSFDRRPLEMPRIELRVDGDRGAASTSTQQRAAVVDGLSSSDTSSHSGGGRGGSHISEAGAGSSGTNWNASNSRVEEPLWEWEQLNWP, encoded by the exons ATGGAGTTTCTCCCACCTGGTTTTCGATTCTACCCAACAGAGGAAGAATTAGTTGTCTTCTATCTACACAACCAGCTAGAAGGCCAAATACACGACACAAGCAGAGTCATTCCAGTCACTGACATCAATGGCGTAGAGCCATGGAACCTTCCAA CACTTGCAGGGGAGTTTTGTCGTGGAGACACGGAGCAATGGTTTTTCTTTTCACCTAGACAAGAGAGAGAGGCCAGAGGAGGCAGACCCAACAGAACCACGGCAAGTGGGTATTGGAAGGCCACGGGTTCCCCTGGCCATGTTTACTCTTCTGACAACAAAGTCATTGGGATGAAGAAAACCATGGTGTTTTACAAAGGGAAAGCTCCCACCGGAAGGAAAACCAAATGGAAGATGCATCAATACAAAGCCATTGAACACTCTCACCAATCCAACACTGCCCCTCCCaag TTGAGGCACGAATTCAGCTTGTGTCGTGTGTACGTGATATCGGGAAGCTTTCGATCGTTTGATCGACGCCCACTGGAGATGCCAAGAATTGAGCTACGAGTTGATGGGGACAGAGGTGCTGCTTCAACAAGTACTCAACAGAGAGCAGCAGTGGTGGATGGATTAAGTTCTTCTGATACTTCTTCCCACTCTGGAGGAGGAAGAGGGGGTTCTCATATCTCAGAGGCTGGAGCAGGGTCAAGTGGAACCAATTGGAATGCAAGTAATAGTAGGGTTGAGGAACCACTTTGGGAATGGGAACAACTTAATTGGCCATGA
- the LOC114375219 gene encoding NAC domain-containing protein 90-like isoform X1 has translation MEFLPPGFRFYPTEEELVVFYLHNQLEGQIHDTSRVIPVTDINGVEPWNLPTLAGEFCRGDTEQWFFFSPRQEREARGGRPNRTTASGYWKATGSPGHVYSSDNKVIGMKKTMVFYKGKAPTGRKTKWKMHQYKAIEHSHQSNTAPPKQLRHEFSLCRVYVISGSFRSFDRRPLEMPRIELRVDGDRGAASTSTQQRAAVVDGLSSSDTSSHSGGGRGGSHISEAGAGSSGTNWNASNSRVEEPLWEWEQLNWP, from the exons ATGGAGTTTCTCCCACCTGGTTTTCGATTCTACCCAACAGAGGAAGAATTAGTTGTCTTCTATCTACACAACCAGCTAGAAGGCCAAATACACGACACAAGCAGAGTCATTCCAGTCACTGACATCAATGGCGTAGAGCCATGGAACCTTCCAA CACTTGCAGGGGAGTTTTGTCGTGGAGACACGGAGCAATGGTTTTTCTTTTCACCTAGACAAGAGAGAGAGGCCAGAGGAGGCAGACCCAACAGAACCACGGCAAGTGGGTATTGGAAGGCCACGGGTTCCCCTGGCCATGTTTACTCTTCTGACAACAAAGTCATTGGGATGAAGAAAACCATGGTGTTTTACAAAGGGAAAGCTCCCACCGGAAGGAAAACCAAATGGAAGATGCATCAATACAAAGCCATTGAACACTCTCACCAATCCAACACTGCCCCTCCCaag CAGTTGAGGCACGAATTCAGCTTGTGTCGTGTGTACGTGATATCGGGAAGCTTTCGATCGTTTGATCGACGCCCACTGGAGATGCCAAGAATTGAGCTACGAGTTGATGGGGACAGAGGTGCTGCTTCAACAAGTACTCAACAGAGAGCAGCAGTGGTGGATGGATTAAGTTCTTCTGATACTTCTTCCCACTCTGGAGGAGGAAGAGGGGGTTCTCATATCTCAGAGGCTGGAGCAGGGTCAAGTGGAACCAATTGGAATGCAAGTAATAGTAGGGTTGAGGAACCACTTTGGGAATGGGAACAACTTAATTGGCCATGA
- the LOC114375618 gene encoding uncharacterized protein LOC114375618, with protein MAFSQVITTLLFALAIARISPSACQTVEGKVSCTDCADNYDFSGIKVSVKCEGVKNLAMATTEDKGFFQVDLPSDQTKPPSVNCFTKLLGGPNTNLYASKKNLVSQIVKGKEKNTYTISTPLSFFTSCPQNTECKAANYNQFGSSKTFDLPLPREWGLAPSSFYVPFFPIIGIP; from the exons ATGGCGTTTTCTCAGGTTATCACAACACTTCTTTTTGCATTAGCCATAGCCAGAATTAGCCCCTCAGCATGCCAAACGGTAGAGGGCAAAGTCTCTTGCACTGACTGCGCTGACAACTACGATTTCTCTG GCATTAAGGTCTCAGTGAAGTGTGAAGGTGTGAAAAACCTGGCTATGGCGACCACAGAAGATAAGGGCTTCTTCCAGGTTGACCTTCCCTCAGACCAAACAAAACCTCCCTCAGTGAATTGCTTTACAAAACTTCTCGGGGGGCCAAATACTAATCTTTATGCCTCAAAGAAAAACCTGGTCTCTCAAATTGTtaagggaaaagagaaaaacacatACACCATCTCCACTCCTCTTAGTTTCTTCACATCGTGTCCCCAGAACACTGAATGCAAGGCTGCTAATTATAACCAGTTCGGTTCATCCAAAACCTTTGATCTTCCATTGCCTCGGGAGTGGGGTTTGGCTCCTAGTAGCTTCTATGTTCCTTTCTTCCCCATCATCGGAATTCCTTAA
- the LOC114375187 gene encoding uncharacterized protein LOC114375187, whose amino-acid sequence MDLHDPNRFRNRKQTLSSRERFLGVPSSHAPRIENSSSSATDDDVVVFSNNDDLIEDDVVFSNNDDSTEPSSSSQIPNRHHNHNNHHKAFAFGPSDASFGILAALPENDHASSNGSHFFHHKPSVSVSVSVSLSSSSSSSAAARLIPAIPKPPPERTPSSSSSLKFHQSAPVNVPLMPMRRHHRRDFDDDDDATEEMLPPHEIVARNSAQSPMLAYSVLEGVGRTLKGRDLRQVRNAVWRQTGFLD is encoded by the coding sequence ATGGATCTACACGACCCGAACCGGTTCCGCAACCGCAAACAAACCCTCTCCTCGCGGGAACGCTTCCTCGGCGTCCCATCATCCCACGCGCCTCGAATCGAAAACTCTTCCTCCTCCGCCACCGACGACGACGTCGTCGTTTTCTCCAACAACGACGACCTAATCGAAGACGATGTCGTTTTCTCCAACAATGACGACTCCACCGaaccctcttcttcttctcaaatCCCTAACCGCCACCACAACCACAATAACCACCACAAAGCCTTCGCGTTCGGTCCCTCCGACGCTTCGTTCGGCATCCTCGCCGCGCTGCCGGAGAACGACCACGCCTCCTCGAACGGCTCGCACTTCTTCCACCACAAACCCTCGGTTTCCGTCTCCGTCTCTGTCTCGCTCTCCtcgtcctcctcctcctccgccGCCGCGCGCCTCATTCCGGCGATCCCGAAGCCCCCGCCGGAGCGGActccctcctcctcctcctccctcAAGTTCCACCAGTCCGCGCCGGTGAACGTGCCGCTTATGCCGATGAGAAGACACCACCGCCGCGACTTCGATGACGACGACGACGCGACGGAGGAGATGCTGCCGCCTCACGAAATTGTGGCGCGGAATTCTGCGCAGTCACCAATGCTGGCTTATTCGGTTCTTGAAGGAGTAGGGAGGACGCTCAAGGGGAGAGACTTGCGTCAGGTTCGGAATGCCGTTTGGCGCCAAACGGGTTTTCTCGATTGA